GAGCGCCATCCAGAGCACGAAGACCCCGACCCCGACGCCGGCGGCCGCCCACGAACAGGTCCAGCGGACCTCGCGGTAGACGCCCCGGAAGGCGACGAGGGCCGCCCCCGCGGCGAGCACGCGCGCCGGGTACCAGAGGTCGAAACTCGTGCCGCCGGTCGATGCCGCGCCGGCGAGCATTTGGGTCGCGACGATCGCGAGGAAGGGCGCGAGGTAGGCGGCGGTGACGTTCGGACCGACGATGGCGGCATCGGCGGCGGCGATCGGCGTCGCGCTGAAGTAGGATGAGCGGCGCGCCGCCCACACGAGCGCCAGCGCGACCCCCGAGAAGAGAAGCGAGCCGCTGTACGAGTGGAAGCCTCCGAGGGCGACGTCGTTCGAGATCCAGGTGCCGATCGCGATCAGCACCGTCAGGCGGAGCGCGTTCGCGAGCCATACCGCGAGGGTGCCGATCGGGATCAGGAGAAGCGCCCGCGGGAAGCGGAGCTCCTGGCGGTGCGTGACGAGGTACGCGCTCAGGAACACCCAGATCAGGCCGATGCCTTCGTAGCCGGCGCACACGCTCAAGATGCGCACCCAGAAGCGCTCGGTGCCGACGACCAGGTCTTCGGGCACGAACACCGGGTCGGGCGCCATCAGGTGCACGAGCGCGGCGACGAGGTTCATGGTCGCGTGACGGAGTGGATCCCAGAGGCCCTCGGTGATGCGTCCGGCGACCCAGGCCATCGCACCGACGGCGGCGATCAGCACCACGAGCGCGCGCGCGCGCCAGAGGACCGCCAAGAGCACGCGCGGCGCCATGAGGCTCGCCGCCCAGAAAGCGGCCGCGGCGGCGGCGGTCGCGAGCCACACGCCCACCCAGAGCGGCTTCACGGCCGAGGTCGTGAACGAGCCCTCGAGGATGAAGGCGGTCAGCCACGCGAAGATCACGAAGGCGGTGAGGTGCCCGACGAGATACGGCCACGGGCGATGCGGCGTCCGGATCTCGGTCGAGACCCGGCGCAGCTCCTCGCGCAGGCGGTCGCCGCCGAGCAGGATGCCGGCCGTCGACATCGCGATCGCGAGCGGCGGCAGCACGATCTTCCAGCGCCAGAGCGTGTCGGCCCACCACGCCTGCCCGGCCGCTTCGAGCGACTGGGTGCTGAAGCGGACCATGAGGATCCAGAGCTCGGCCGTGAGGAGCGCGACCAGGCCGATCAGGCGAGCGAAAACCATGCGTACCCGACGCAGCCTAGCGTCGAATGTCAGCGAGAGGGAGACCGGAAAACCTCGGAATCGCGGAGCGGCGGGAGGCGACGCGGGGGAGAACGACGAGCGGCGCGAGCGTTCGCGGAACGCTCGCGCCGCCCAAGGTGCCTACGGATCGTCCGGCTTAGCGCCGGAACTTGTCGCGCAGGATGGCGACGCCACCCATCGCGAGAGCGATCGCACTGCTCAAGGTGCTCGGATCGACCTCGGGAGCGCCGCGGTAACGCCTATGGCCCGCGAGGGCCAGGTCGGGCATCAGGACCGACACGGCGGCGAGCGCCACCGCGATCGCGATGGTGAAGCGGAACTGCGTGTTCGTAGTCATGGAACCTCCGGTGTGAGTTTCGAGCTCGTGAAGTAACGGCACGAGGCGCCGCCCGGGATCGAAGCCCGTCATGTACGAGATGCGGTCGAGAGAAGCAAGCGCCGTTCCAGAGGAAAACGTCGATTTCCCCGGGGATTGGGTGACACGATCCGGAATGCGGCGGTGCGGCCGTTTGCAGCCGCGCACGGTTGCGTATGGAGATGGCGTGGCGAGTGCCAACGGATCGGGCCGGGCGCGGGGGGCGGACCCGCGGGCCGCGCTTGCCGTACCCGATGGCCGCCGCTATCTCGCTCGCCGGCGCATGCTCCTCGACCGCAAGATCGTCCTCGTCTCCGGCATCGGCCCCGGCCTCGGCATCGAGCTCGCGACGCTCGCTGCCGCCGAGGGCGCGGCCGGCGTCGCTGTGGCGGCCCGTACGCCCGCGAAGCTCGACGATGCGGAGGCCGCGATCCGGGCGCGCGGGCTCGCGACGCCGGTCCTGAAGGTGCCGGCCGACGTTGCCGACGCCGAGCAGTGCCGCCGCCTGGTCGCCGCCACCGTGGACGCCTTCGGCCGGATCGACGCGCTCGTGAACAGCGCCTACGTCCCCGGCCGGTTCGAGCCGATCGAGACCGCCGACCTCGACGACTGGCGCCGGACGTTCGACGTGAACGTCTTCGGGACGATGCACCTCACACAGGCCGTGGTCCCGGTCATGAAACGGCAGGGCGGCGGCGCCATCGTGATGATCAACAGCATGGTCACGCGGAAGCCGATCGCGTGGCAGAGCGGCTACGCGGTGTCGAAGTCGGCGCTCACGACCGCCACCGCGCTCCTCGCCCTCGAGCTCGCACCGTACGGCATCCGGGTGAACTCCGCGTACATGGGGTGGATGTGGGGACCGGCCGTCGAGACCTACCTGCGCGACGCGGCGGCGCGGCAAGGCACGACCGTCGAAGCGCTCACCGCCGAGGTCGCGAAGAACATCCCGCTCGGCCGCATCCCCGACGACGCCGACTGCGCGAAGGCCGCGTTCTTCCTCGTGTCCGACTACGCGAGCGTCGTCGTGGGCGCTGCGCTCGATGTGAACGGCGGCGAGTTCCTGCCGCGCTGAGCGCGGGGCGTGCGCGCGCTCCGTCGCCGATCCGCGTCCGCGTCTACGAGGTCGGGAGCGCCGGCGCGAGGCCGAGCTGGCGCAGGATCGTCGCCGAGTCGAAGTAGACGCGCTCGCAGACGATGCGGTCGCCCTCGAAGATGAAGAAGGCCGTCATCGGGCAGCGGAACGTCTTCCCGGTCGGCGGGATCCCACGGAGCGGTCCCAGGTGGGTACCGAGGAGATCGAACTCGGTGATCACCGCATCGTCCGTGTGGCGTAGCGATTTCACCTCGTTCCGCTGGTCGGGGAACGCGCCGCGAGACGCCGCGTAGTAGCCGCGCACCGCCGCTTCGCCGTCGTAGACATCGCCCGTCGGGACGATCTCGTAGCGCGGCCGCGAGAAGGTCGCGATCGTCGTGTCGAAGTCGTGCCGGTTCTCGGATTCCATGTGCTCGCGAACGACCGCCTCGCGGCGGACCCGCAGTGACTGCTCGGTGTCGGTCATGGGCCGGGA
This region of Deltaproteobacteria bacterium genomic DNA includes:
- the xrtE gene encoding exosortase E/protease, VPEID-CTERM system, which codes for MVFARLIGLVALLTAELWILMVRFSTQSLEAAGQAWWADTLWRWKIVLPPLAIAMSTAGILLGGDRLREELRRVSTEIRTPHRPWPYLVGHLTAFVIFAWLTAFILEGSFTTSAVKPLWVGVWLATAAAAAAFWAASLMAPRVLLAVLWRARALVVLIAAVGAMAWVAGRITEGLWDPLRHATMNLVAALVHLMAPDPVFVPEDLVVGTERFWVRILSVCAGYEGIGLIWVFLSAYLVTHRQELRFPRALLLIPIGTLAVWLANALRLTVLIAIGTWISNDVALGGFHSYSGSLLFSGVALALVWAARRSSYFSATPIAAADAAIVGPNVTAAYLAPFLAIVATQMLAGAASTGGTSFDLWYPARVLAAGAALVAFRGVYREVRWTCSWAAAGVGVGVFVLWMALEPTPEAARQATFGGALEALGPAWMTVWLAFRVIGSVVTVPIAEELAFRGYLHRRLVDADFDRVAFRRFTWTAFVVSSLLFGVMHGRWFAGTLAGMCYALVMYRRGELGDAIAAHAITNGLIAAWVLATGHWLLW
- a CDS encoding SDR family oxidoreductase: MLLDRKIVLVSGIGPGLGIELATLAAAEGAAGVAVAARTPAKLDDAEAAIRARGLATPVLKVPADVADAEQCRRLVAATVDAFGRIDALVNSAYVPGRFEPIETADLDDWRRTFDVNVFGTMHLTQAVVPVMKRQGGGAIVMINSMVTRKPIAWQSGYAVSKSALTTATALLALELAPYGIRVNSAYMGWMWGPAVETYLRDAAARQGTTVEALTAEVAKNIPLGRIPDDADCAKAAFFLVSDYASVVVGAALDVNGGEFLPR
- a CDS encoding ester cyclase, which produces MTDTEQSLRVRREAVVREHMESENRHDFDTTIATFSRPRYEIVPTGDVYDGEAAVRGYYAASRGAFPDQRNEVKSLRHTDDAVITEFDLLGTHLGPLRGIPPTGKTFRCPMTAFFIFEGDRIVCERVYFDSATILRQLGLAPALPTS